A genome region from Arachidicoccus soli includes the following:
- a CDS encoding HepT-like ribonuclease domain-containing protein, with product MLSRAIIRSLEIIGEASNKLDPDFKIVHTEIEWRKIVSTRHKFIHAYFGVDYDIVWGIVKRKLPALHDFIKQIIEAQD from the coding sequence ATTTTATCAAGAGCTATTATTCGCAGTCTTGAAATAATTGGAGAAGCAAGCAACAAACTCGATCCAGATTTTAAAATTGTACATACTGAAATCGAATGGCGCAAAATTGTAAGTACAAGACATAAATTTATTCACGCTTATTTTGGAGTAGATTATGATATTGTGTGGGGTATTGTAAAAAGGAAACTTCCGGCATTGCATGATTTTATCAAGCAAATAATCGAAGCGCAAGATTAA
- a CDS encoding BT_3928 family protein: protein MKKALPIIRWIVGLLFIFSGLIKANDPLGLSYKMQEFFNAWGISSVNFLALGLSIFMNTLEIVLGVAMIVGIRMKFFTRIIFLLTLFFAFLTGYAWLSGKFRTCGCFGDCLPLSPFDSFLKDLVLLVLISIILKNHKKVIPHFKQSALSLVVLLLSIFVAVGLQAYTLEHLPVLDCLAYKQGNHLLEEMKIPKGAISDSFAITFKYEKAGKTVAFDANHFPADFDSSYTYVDRYEKLVRKGNATPAITDFSLQTLSGNDSTQAILQQPNMYILVLVQSFEKWKVQKEDFYKMLGYATAKGLKVFVASPQIGDAVKLFPQNITLLRLDAVVEKTAARANPTYFLMKGDQILEKKSYADIQSFMSEIQ from the coding sequence ATGAAAAAAGCACTTCCTATTATTCGCTGGATTGTAGGTCTTTTATTTATTTTTTCCGGGCTTATAAAAGCCAACGACCCATTAGGTCTTAGTTATAAGATGCAAGAGTTTTTCAATGCCTGGGGCATTTCCTCCGTTAATTTTCTAGCACTTGGCCTTTCAATTTTTATGAATACACTAGAAATTGTATTAGGAGTGGCAATGATTGTAGGCATAAGAATGAAATTTTTTACACGCATTATTTTTTTACTCACTTTATTCTTTGCTTTTCTTACAGGATATGCCTGGTTAAGCGGTAAGTTCAGAACTTGTGGTTGTTTCGGAGATTGTTTACCATTGAGCCCATTTGATTCTTTTCTCAAAGATCTTGTTTTATTGGTTTTAATTAGCATTATTTTAAAGAACCATAAAAAGGTTATTCCTCATTTTAAGCAAAGCGCCTTATCCCTTGTCGTATTGCTCTTAAGTATATTTGTAGCTGTGGGCCTGCAGGCTTACACCTTAGAACATCTGCCTGTTTTAGATTGCCTAGCCTACAAACAGGGCAATCACTTATTAGAAGAAATGAAAATTCCTAAGGGGGCCATTTCGGACAGTTTTGCTATTACTTTTAAATATGAGAAAGCGGGTAAAACGGTAGCGTTTGATGCCAATCATTTTCCGGCGGATTTTGACTCTAGTTATACTTATGTAGATCGATACGAGAAATTGGTGCGCAAAGGGAATGCCACACCAGCTATAACCGACTTCTCCCTGCAAACATTATCAGGCAATGATTCCACCCAGGCTATTCTGCAACAGCCCAATATGTATATTTTGGTGCTCGTACAATCTTTTGAAAAATGGAAAGTACAAAAGGAAGACTTTTATAAAATGTTGGGGTACGCTACGGCAAAAGGCTTGAAAGTCTTTGTAGCCTCTCCGCAGATTGGGGATGCAGTTAAGCTCTTCCCGCAAAACATCACACTTTTAAGGCTTGATGCCGTTGTTGAAAAAACGGCAGCTCGTGCCAATCCAACCTATTTTTTGA
- a CDS encoding nucleotidyltransferase family protein, with translation MNANSAKIKSYGVESLSLFGSLAKGMPDAESDVDLLINFDPEQKSYDNFMELSFFLEDLLGRKVEIIRPQSLNKYIDPHILNQAETVAH, from the coding sequence TTGAATGCAAACAGCGCGAAAATAAAGTCTTATGGCGTCGAAAGCCTAAGCCTTTTCGGGTCGTTAGCCAAAGGCATGCCCGATGCTGAAAGCGATGTAGATTTGCTAATCAATTTTGACCCGGAACAAAAAAGCTATGATAACTTTATGGAACTGTCCTTTTTTCTTGAAGACCTTTTAGGAAGAAAAGTTGAAATTATTAGGCCACAATCTTTAAATAAATATATTGACCCACATATCCTAAATCAAGCAGAGACTGTTGCCCACTAA
- a CDS encoding DUF1599 domain-containing protein — MSHTLQQYDEVINLCKDIFLKKAKDYGTSWRVLRTISIIDQIYIKALRIRNLQEIKTQKVADDIPSEFKGILNYAVIGLIQLNLKNTAVEDLQLEEIAALYDKSVQLAKDTMLSKNHDYGEAWREMSMESFVDLILVKLLRMKQILQNDGKTLISEGLDANYIDILNYAAFALIIIMDKL; from the coding sequence ATGTCGCACACCTTGCAACAATATGACGAAGTGATAAACTTATGCAAAGATATATTTTTGAAGAAAGCAAAAGATTATGGTACTTCCTGGCGCGTACTACGCACGATTTCTATTATTGATCAGATTTATATAAAAGCGCTACGCATACGCAATTTACAGGAGATAAAAACCCAGAAAGTTGCAGATGATATTCCATCGGAGTTTAAAGGCATTTTAAACTATGCGGTAATTGGTTTAATTCAATTGAATTTAAAAAATACTGCTGTAGAAGATTTGCAGCTTGAGGAAATAGCAGCTCTTTATGACAAAAGTGTGCAGTTAGCAAAAGACACGATGCTTTCCAAAAACCATGACTATGGCGAGGCATGGCGAGAAATGAGCATGGAAAGTTTTGTAGATTTGATTTTGGTAAAGCTGCTGCGCATGAAGCAGATCTTACAAAATGACGGAAAGACTTTGATAAGTGAAGGCCTGGATGCCAATTATATTGACATACTTAATTATGCCGCCTTTGCACTCATTATTATAATGGACAAGCTATAA
- the folP gene encoding dihydropteroate synthase yields MFTLNCKGKLLSLEKPAVMGIINVNNDSFYSGNRKAAIIDAGALATKMLEEGAAILDLGGQSTRPQSTLVSAKEEAERVIPVIESIIEKFPEVIVSIDTFYAEVAKEAVNAGASIVNDISAGNLDSKMLKTIAALDVPYIAMHMRGTPQTMNALTVYENITREVLDYFIKKIEQCSSAGIKDIIVDPGFGFAKTSVQSFELMKNLNAFSMLERPILTGISRKSMIYKTLNTTAEDALNGSTVLHTFAVQNGANIIRTHDVKETVETIRLLEKLSVV; encoded by the coding sequence ATGTTTACACTCAATTGTAAAGGAAAGCTTTTGTCTTTAGAAAAACCAGCAGTGATGGGCATTATTAATGTTAATAATGATTCTTTTTACTCAGGCAATCGAAAGGCCGCAATAATAGATGCAGGGGCGCTGGCAACAAAGATGTTGGAAGAAGGTGCAGCAATATTAGATCTTGGAGGACAAAGTACAAGGCCGCAAAGCACTTTAGTATCGGCAAAAGAGGAAGCTGAACGTGTTATTCCCGTAATTGAAAGTATAATAGAAAAATTTCCTGAGGTTATTGTTTCAATCGATACTTTTTACGCTGAAGTGGCTAAAGAAGCTGTGAATGCGGGCGCCTCTATTGTAAACGATATTAGTGCAGGAAATTTAGATAGTAAAATGTTGAAAACTATTGCCGCCCTTGATGTTCCATACATTGCTATGCATATGCGAGGTACACCGCAAACGATGAATGCTTTGACTGTTTACGAAAATATAACCCGTGAAGTATTAGACTATTTTATTAAAAAAATTGAGCAGTGCAGTAGTGCAGGCATTAAGGATATAATTGTTGATCCGGGATTTGGCTTTGCCAAAACATCTGTTCAAAGCTTTGAGTTGATGAAAAACTTAAATGCTTTTTCCATGCTAGAAAGGCCTATTTTGACGGGTATTTCGCGTAAATCAATGATTTATAAAACACTCAATACTACTGCAGAAGATGCACTAAACGGAAGCACCGTTTTGCATACATTCGCGGTCCAAAACGGTGCTAACATTATTCGTACACATGATGTAAAAGAGACCGTGGAGACGATAAGGTTGTTAGAGAAATTGAGTGTGGTTTAA